One genomic segment of Mastomys coucha isolate ucsf_1 unplaced genomic scaffold, UCSF_Mcou_1 pScaffold22, whole genome shotgun sequence includes these proteins:
- the LOC116067955 gene encoding metallothionein-2, with product MDPNCSCASDGSCSCAGSCKCKQCRCTSCKKSCCSCCPVGCAKCSQGCICKEASDKCSCCA from the exons ATGGACCCCAACTGCTCCTGTGCCTCAG ATGGATCCTGCTCTTGCGCCGGTTCCTGCAAATGCAAACAATGCCGATGCACCTCCTGCAAGAAAA gctgctgctcctgctgccccGTGGGCTGTGCGAAGTGCTCCCAGGGCTGCATCTGCAAAGAGGCTTCGGACAAGTGCAGCTGCTGCGCCTGA